In Elaeis guineensis isolate ETL-2024a chromosome 1, EG11, whole genome shotgun sequence, a genomic segment contains:
- the LOC140858864 gene encoding polygalacturonase-like, translated as MAQFRAFLLIILFICSFTSAMAAYNIADFGAKPDGQTDSAKPLLNAWAAACGSNEPATIIVPTGRFLLSQALFQGPCKNSNIRIFISGTIVAPSGYGSNTAWIAFNYVQGLSIFGGTLDGQGQSFWACKLAGQSCPNGATGLSIAESKNILISGLTMMNSELFHISIFGSSGVTVQGAKITAPENSPNTDGIHIQKSSFITISGSSIQTGDDCISMGEGATNVWIERIKCGPGHGISIGSLGGTPQEDGVQNITVKSVVFTGTQNGVRIKTWGKPYTGFVKGVRFQHVTMQNVQNPVVIDQNYCPDNKNCPGQSSGIQISEVTFSDIHGSSATQVAVKFDCSPSNPCSGIVLQNINLNYLNNQAQSYCRNVHGSTSGFVIPPSCL; from the exons ATGGCACAATTCAGGGCCTTTCTTCTCATAATTCTCTTTATCTGCTCCTTCACAAGCGCAATGGCAGCCTACAACATTGCAGATTTTGGCGCCAAACCCGACGGTCAAACCGACTCGGCTAAGCCATTGCTCAATGCATGGGCTGCTGCTTGTGGTTCCAACGAGCCTGCAACTATCATTGTGCCCACTGGCAGGTTTCTCCTTAGCCAGGCCCTCTTCCAGGGGCCATGCAAGAACAGCAATATAAGGATCTTTATCAGTGGGACTATTGTGGCTCCCTCTGGCTATGGTTCTAACACAGCATGGATAGCATTCAACTATGTCCAAGGCTTATCCATCTTCGGTGGGACACTCGACGGGCAAGGGCAGTCTTTCTGGGCCTGCAAGTTGGCTGGCCAGAGCTGTCCAAATGGCGCCACG GGACTCTCGATCGCCGAATCGAAGAACATCCTGATCAGTGGCCTGACAATGATGAACAGTGAACTCTTCCACATCTCAATCTTTGGCAGCTCCGGTGTGACAGTTCAGGGCGCCAAGATCACCGCCCCAGAAAACAGCCCGAACACTGATGGCATCCACATCCAGAAGTCGAGCTTCATAACCATCAGTGGAAGCAGCATCCAGACCGGCGACGACTGCATTTCCATGGGCGAAGGTGCTACTAATGTCTGGATCGAGAGGATCAAGTGTGGCCCGGGTCACGGCATCAG CATTGGAAGCTTAGGGGGTACGCCGCAGGAAGATGGTGTGCAGAACATAACAGTGAAATCGGTGGTGTTCACAGGGACGCAGAATGGGGTAAGGATCAAGACATGGGGAAAGCCTTATACTGGGTTCGTTAAGGGGGTCAGGTTTCAGCATGTCACCATGCAGAATGTCCAAAATCCTGTAGTCATTGATCAGAACTACTGCCCTGACAACAAGAACTGCCCGGGCCAG AGCTCGGGAATTCAGATCAGTGAGGTGACGTTCAGTGACATCCATGGGTCATCGGCGACCCAAGTGGCGGTGAAGTTCGATTGCAGCCCGAGCAATCCATGCAGTGGAATTGTGTTGCAGAACATAAATCTTAATTACTTAAACAACCAGGCACAGTCCTACTGTAGGAATGTGCATGGGAGCACATCTGGCTTCGTTATTCCTCCAAGTTGCCTCTGA
- the LOC140856511 gene encoding uncharacterized protein, whose translation MAKYHQKVKDLLAPFQYFEIFHIPKAENARADALSRLATSDYGTLDRTFIESLEQPSIDKVEEVLQLATEPNWMDPITRYLTDESTPEDPAEAKRLRWATSQYVMVDGRYTKGHSPFLAEVPGAGRRGLRPQRST comes from the coding sequence atggccaaatatcaccaaaaagtaaaagatctctTGGCACCCTTCCAGtactttgagatctttcacatcccCAAAGCGGAAAATGCTcgagccgacgcactctccaggctcgcgacatccgactacgGCACCTTGGATCGGACATTCATAGAAAGTCTTGAacaaccgagcatcgacaaggtcgaagaggtgctacaaTTGGCGACAGAGCcgaactggatggatccgatcactCGGTACCTGACCGATGAATCTACCCCCGAAGACCCcgcggaagccaaacgactccggtggGCGACTTCCCAATATGTGATGGTGGACGGCCgctatacaaaaggtcattctcccttccttgctgaagtgcctggggCCGGCCGACGCGGACTACgccctcagagaagtacatga